From the genome of Cystobacter fuscus DSM 2262:
AGCGCCCTGGACGAGCTGGCGCACCAGCTGAAGATGGATCCGCTGGAGCTGCGCCGCATCAACCACGCGGACAAGGATCCGGAGCACGGCCGCCCCTGGTCCAGCAAGTCCCTGCTGGAGTGCTACCGCGTGGGCGCCGAGCGCTTCGGCTGGAAGAAGCGGCCGCTCGCGCCGCGCTCCCTGCGCGAGGGCGACAAGCTCATCGGCTGGGGCATGGCCACCGCCACCTTCCCCGCCATGCGCGGCCAGGCCGCCGCCCTGGCGCGCGTGCTGCCGGATGGCACCGCGGTGGTGCAGTGCGGCGGCTCAGACCTGGGCACCGGTGCCTACACCGTGCTCACCCAGGTGGCCGCCGACGCGCTCGGCATGTCCCACCAGAAGGTGCGCATGGAGATGGGCGACAGCCAGCTGCCGCTCGGCCCCCTCGCGGGCGGCTCCATGAGCACCGCCACCGCCTCGCCCGCCGTCCAGGGCGCGGCCGCCTCGGTGCGTGAGCAGCTGGTGAAGCTCGCCGTGGCGGACAAGGCCTCGCCCCTGCACGGCCTGGCGGAGAAGGACGTCCTCACCGAGGACGGACGGCTCTTCTCGCGCAAGGACAAGTCCAAGGGCGAGACGTACGCGCAGCTCCTCACGCGCCAGCAGCTGCCCCACGTGGAGGGCAAGGGCGAAGCGGCTCCCAAGGAGGAGGAGAAGAAGTACAGCAGCCACTCCTTCGGTGCCCACTTCGTCGAGGTGCGCGTGGACGAGGCGCTGGGGACCGTGCGCGTCAGCCGCATCGTCTCCACCATGGCCGCCGGCCGCATCCTCAACGCCAAGACGGCCAGCAGCCAGATCAGCGGCGGCGTCATCTTCGGCCTGGGCATGGCGCTCACCGAGGAGACCCTGCGCGACCCCCGCAACGGGCGGGTGATGACGGCGGACCTGGCCGACTACCACGTCCCCGTGCAGGCCGACGTGCCGAAGATCGACGTGCAGTTCATCGAGGAGGAGGACAAGTTCGTCAATCCCCTGGGCATCAAGGGCATTGGCGAGATCGCCACCACGGGTGTCGCCGCCGCCGTGGCCAACGCCGTCTTCCACGCCACGGGCAAGCGCATCCGCGAGCTGCCCATCACCCTCGACAAGCTGATGTAAGGGGGCCGGGCGGAACGCCTCCCGCGTTCCGCCCCCCTCTCTACCGGTTGAGCCCGGCTCCCTCCCGCACGGGGGCGGCTGTCGGCGCCTCGGGCCCCGCCCCTCGCGGGCCCGGCGCGCGCGCGGCGGCCGCCGGGGTGCCCTCCCTGCCCTGGAAGGGCCAGCGCATGGGCACCAGCACCACGAGCAGGGCGAGCAGCGCGGCCGTCAATGGCG
Proteins encoded in this window:
- a CDS encoding xanthine dehydrogenase family protein molybdopterin-binding subunit, with amino-acid sequence MNGKLIGNPVDRVDGRLKVTGKATYAAENHPEGMVYAAIVQSTVPRGSVLRMQTGEAEKAPGVLKVLTPRNMPKPGGLEQYSAIPMLPKLGIMQDSEVLYNGQPIALVVADTFERAVHAASLVRATYVEKPAILDLEKARANAQPAPGIFGGPPPGHTRGDVEAGLKAGPARVEATYVTPTETHHPMEPHATVAVWTDPEHLTLYDANQGVHFMRQFLSMLFAMPQENIHVRSPFVGGGFGCKALPWSHVVLSILAAKEVGRPVKIVLTRQQMSMLVGYRPTTVQKVELAASPKGQLTALRHTGFSELSEQDSFAETFTAVSGMLYACPNVTTSQQVVRLSTSTPTFMRGPGEAPGTFALESALDELAHQLKMDPLELRRINHADKDPEHGRPWSSKSLLECYRVGAERFGWKKRPLAPRSLREGDKLIGWGMATATFPAMRGQAAALARVLPDGTAVVQCGGSDLGTGAYTVLTQVAADALGMSHQKVRMEMGDSQLPLGPLAGGSMSTATASPAVQGAAASVREQLVKLAVADKASPLHGLAEKDVLTEDGRLFSRKDKSKGETYAQLLTRQQLPHVEGKGEAAPKEEEKKYSSHSFGAHFVEVRVDEALGTVRVSRIVSTMAAGRILNAKTASSQISGGVIFGLGMALTEETLRDPRNGRVMTADLADYHVPVQADVPKIDVQFIEEEDKFVNPLGIKGIGEIATTGVAAAVANAVFHATGKRIRELPITLDKLM